The following coding sequences lie in one Silene latifolia isolate original U9 population chromosome 5, ASM4854445v1, whole genome shotgun sequence genomic window:
- the LOC141654957 gene encoding B3 domain-containing protein LOC_Os12g40080-like, whose amino-acid sequence MAIDDHSCNFPSFFKIILEPRGDLYKLGIPKKFMTDHGSDFMDAVSLKIPTGKTWKVELLKENGRAWFKDGCHEFVTYYSICHGHFLMFTYREMSQFNVFIFDMTTCEIEYPLDVEETDVSKTVTETHTKTNSCSPSPSQKGNKPKYMMFCGGWKKFALDNKLQVDDICVFELINVAKRLFQVEIIRCSSTVSDVEVVAGPSSPMRSPDEEIIEVILIDD is encoded by the exons ATGGCTATTGATGATCATTCTTGTAACTTTCCAAGCTTCTTCAAGATCATTCTCGAGCCTCGAGGCGATCTTTATAAACTG GGAATTCCGAAGAAGTTTATGACGGATCATGGGAGCGATTTTATGGATGCTGTAAGTCTCAAAATTCCGACTGGTAAGACGTGGAAAGTCGAATTACTGAAAGAAAATGGCAGAGCATGGTTTAAAGATGGCTGCCATGAATTTGTAACCTATTATTCAATATGTCACGGCCATTTCTTGATGTTCACTTATAGAGAAATGTCTCAGTTCAATGTGTTTATTTTCGACATGACCACCTGCGAGATTGAATACCCTCTTGATGTTGAAGAAACCGATGTCTCGAAGACCGTGACTGAAACTCACACCAAGACTAACTCTTGTTCTCCTAGCCCTTCACAAAAAG GCAATAAGCCAAAGTATATGATGTTTTGTGGAGGCTGGAAGAAATTTGCATTGGACAACAAATTACAAGTTGATGATATATGTGTTTTCGAGTTGATCAATGTTGCCAAACGTCTGTTCCAAGTTGAAATAATCCGATGCTCATCTACAGTATCGGATGTTGAAGTTGTTGCTGGTCCGAGTAGTCCCATGAGATCTCCGGATGAGGAGATTATTGAAGTAATATTAATCGATGATTAA
- the LOC141654958 gene encoding B3 domain-containing protein At3g18960-like encodes MAVDDHSHNLRSFFRIILEPRGDLHELGIPKTFMAEYGSSLSDVVSLKIPTGKTWKVELLKENGRAWFRDGWHKFVTYYSICHGHFLVFTYGGMSLFSVYIFDKTACEIEYPLDDPQETEVPVTETPIKTYPCSPSSSSKGSPFSYLMSILYLMLLVIN; translated from the exons ATGGCAGTTGATGATCATTCTCATAACCTCCGCAGCTTCTTCAGGATAATTCTTGAGCCTCGAGGAGATCTTCATGAACTG GGAATTCCTAAAACGTTTATGGCTGAATATGGGAGTAGTCTATCGGATGTTGTAAGCCTCAAAATTCCAACTGGGAAGACATGGAAAGTCGAATTACTGAAAGAAAATGGCAGAGCATGGTTCAGAGATGGCTGGCATAAATTTGTAACCTATTATTCAATCTGCCATGGCCATTTCTTGGTGTTCACTTATGGAGGAATGTCTCTGTTCAGTGTGTATATTTTCGACAAGACCGCTTGTGAAATTGAGTACCCTCTTGATGATCCTCAAGAAACCGAAGTCCCTGTGACTGAAACTCCGATCAAGACTTACCCTTGTTCACCTAGCTCTTCATCAAAAGGTTCTCCATTTTCTTATTTGATGTCAATTTTATATCTAATGCTTTTGGTCATCAATTGA